Sequence from the Methanosarcina siciliae T4/M genome:
GAAAACATCCGGCTTTTTCCGATCCGTGAAGTCCTCCCCGGTAAGTACGGGATTGAAGTTCATTGCGTAAAGGTCTGACAGTTTTACTTCGTGGCCTTTTTCCTTCAGGGCAGCAAGAGCTGTTTCTTTCAGGGCAGCGTTAAAGGATTTCGGTTCCTGGTGTGCGTAAACGTACAAAACTTTCATTTTATTCCCCCTTATTCTAACTATGGAATTCGTTTCCCGGAATAAAAAAGTAAGGCTCCCTCTTTCGTAGAGTTATGCGTTTACTTTCTTCAGTAGCCACGCCATGTTCCGGCCCAGCACCTGCATGGTCCGGACACCCTCTTCATCTTTTTCGACATCCCCCTCAGCAAGTCCTATCCCAATGTTCCAGTAACTGGCTCCCGGGATTATCATCTGGGAAATCGTGAAGAAATGGTTGATGGAATCAAAAACATGGATCGCCCCGGCTCTCCTTACCGCAACAACGGCCGCACCCACTTTATACCTGAACATTTCGTTATTGGCTTTGGCGACAAAGCCTGCCCTGTCTATAAGGGCTTTAAGTTCAGGGGTCAGGTCTGAGAAATATGTGGGCGAAGCAAGGATTATGCCGTCGGCTTCAAGCATTTTTTCAATACATTCATTGACAATGTCTTTGTCAATTACACACATTTTGTCTTTGTTTTCATAGCATTTTGCACAGGCTGTACAGCCGTGGACGCTTTTTCCCCCGATCTGCACCATTTCGGTTTCGATTCCTTCCTTTTCAAGCTCGGCAAGGACGTGTTTTATGAGAGTGACTGTATTGCCTTCCTTTCGCGGGCTCCCGTTAAATGCAACGACTTTCATTATTTATCTCTCCCCTTTCATTATTTATCTCTCCCTATTCCTCATTCTCTTTTCTGGCCGTACCTGTTGTGGTAAACTTTCTCTTCCCTGTACCTGTCCCGAGGTCCGGGTTTCTCGGCAGGATAGCCGACAGGTACAAGCCCCAGGGGAAATACATGGTCCGGCAGTCCGAAAGTTTTCCTGAAACCTTTAACCCTATCTGTCATGGGGAAAATCCCTGTCCAGACCGCTCCGAGCCCTGCATCATGAGCTGCAAGCAGGAGGTTCTGAATGGCTGCCGAGCAGTCCTGAGCCCAGTACCCTGGAGCTTTTTCCCGGGTCGTATCTCCGCAGACCAGGATTGCAAGAGTGGCTTTCCTGCACATGCCGGCATAGGGGCTGAATGTGGGAATCTCGTCGAGGATTTTCCGGTCATCAATTACAATGAAAACCCAGGGCTGGGCATTAACTGCGGACGGAGCACTCATTGCGGCTCTCAACAGTTCGGTTACAAGCTCCTTCGGAACTGGCCTGTCAGTGTATTTTCGGATACTTCTGCGAGTGTGGATTGCTTCAAGAGTTTCCATGTTCAGACTCCTCCTGTTCATTCCTGAAAGACCCGGGTGAGAAAATACCTCTGCAGTTCTCTCTCACCCCCTGTTTTACTGTCTTTACCTGTTTATTGAATTCAGGTAATTACGGATTTTTTCCGCCATAAGACCTGACATGCTTCCAGGCTTTATGGTGGTTGGCAAAACGGTCCTTATCTACATATATTGCATCGTTGTCCCTTTTATATAGCACTCGATCGTTTCCTACAGGACATACCTTGATACATATTCCGCACGGTGAAATGTAACGTTTGTTTAACTCGGCACTATAAGAAGAACAGGCTTTCCTGTCGGTTAGTCCGTCGGGGTAATCTTCCTCGTTCAGAGCATTTGCCGGGCACATCTTTACACAACGCATACAGCGGGTGCAAAGCTGAGTCTCCAGCATCGGATCTTGAGGAAGTTCGGCGGTGGACAGAATTGAACCGAAGCGGACCCTGGGGCCATATTCCGGTGTAAGGATCGTATTATTTACCCCAAAGGTTCCATGGCCGGCGAGCAAAGCAGCATGCCTGTGAGAAAAGAATGCAATCGGGGTTTCCAGAAGTACCTGAACGTTCCCATACCCGTCTCTCGGTACGAAAATAGACGGGTATCCTTTCTCGGTCAGGAAATTGGCAAGTCGATATGTGTATTGATCCAGTAAGGTATTTACGGTATTGTACAGTTCACGGTAATATATCGAGGGGGATGCCTCAAGCACCGGCAGAGGAATCGGCAACCCGATAACTATCACTGATTTTGCTTCCGGATATATGGATTGAGGATAGAATTCTTCAGGCATCCACGGCAAAAAAGGAGGGTTATTCCACCTCTCAATACCGGCAACCCCGACCATGGGTATATCCATACTTTCACATTTCTGGAGGAGGGCTTTTTTCAGATCTTCAGTCGTGGTCCATCCCTTCTTTATAATTCCTTATTGCCACAGGGGGCCGTTTTTTTACTACTTTTTTCTACTATTTCTTCTACTATTTTTTCTACGAATTCGAATATTTAGCCTATCAATATGTCCGGGAATCAATAAGTATAGATTTGCGGCATTAGAATGAGAGCGCGAACATGTCCCGTTTTTTATCGCGGGGTGTGCCAGCGCATCTTTGATTTTTTTTTCTTTAGCTTCTGCTTATTTTAACAGGTTTAAACCTGCGGTTTTTGCTTTTTCCATAAGTTCTGCATCGTTCTTTACTTCTCCGGGGGCGTGGTATCCGATTCCTACTATCGTATCCTTTACTTCCATGCCCATGAAGTTTGAGATCTGCCCCGCAAACTCCTCAAAGACCCCTTTGAAAGCTGCAGCTTCAGGGGCTCCCTGGGCTCCTATGATTACGGCCTTTTTTCCGGCCGGGACGCGGGAGGAGAAGTCTGCGTTTATGAGAGAGTAGCAGCGGTCAAGGAAAAGCCGCATCTGGCCTGTAAACTGGCCGAAGTAAATAGGGGATCCAAAGACAACTCCGTCAGCTGCTAACAGTTCATCGAAAAGCTCCACAAGGTCGTCTTCAAGCTTGCATTTGTCATTGGCTTTGCAGTAGTTACAGCCCTGGCAGCCTTTGTAGTCCATCTCGTTGAGGAAGAAGTTCCGGGTTTCAGCCCCTGCTTCGGCCGCGCCGTCGAGGACCTGCTGGACCAGCGTATTTGTGTTTCCGTTCTTTCGGGGACTTCCAACAATACCTATGACTTTCATTTTGTTCACACCTTTCAACTGATTTAATATTCTTTTTGCATTACGTAATCTACGCTTGCTGCTATTTTATTTGCGACTACTATACTTATATACCATACATACAATCCGGATACTTAGTAACAAAAAGGATAGAATGAGGTTTTATGGTTAGTGAGAGGAACAACAAAAAACATTATCAATGCCCCGTGGAAGCTACCCTTGATGTCATAGGGGGCAAATGGAAACCCCTTATCCTCTGGCAGTTGAGAGCAGAGAAACTGCGTTTTTCAGGACTGCGGCAGAATATGCAGGGTATTTCTCCCAAAATGCTTACAAAACAGCTTCGGGAACTTGAAGCCGACGGGCTTGTTTTCAGGGAGGTCTATCCCGAGATCCCGCCCCGGGTTGAATACTCTCTTACCGAATTTGGGAAAACCGTAATTCCGGTCCTTGAAGCGCTCTGTGAATGGGGAAACGGCTACCTCGGCAGGGAATGCATTCTTGGTAAAAATGAGGGAGTAAAAACCTCTGAGAGGCTTTCATAGTAACTGTTTTTTATCAGCAGGTAATTTAAAAAAAGGGAAATTCCGAAAGCAGGTTAATTCCCTGCGAGCGGGTCGTTTCTCAGAGGGTCGTTTCTCATATTTTCTCCTTTCTCAGCAAGCAGTTTGAACTCCCGGATAACCATGATCAGGGTTACCGCAAAAGCCAGGGTATCTGCAAGAGGGAAAGCTGCCCAGACCCCGGATAGGTCCAGATATTTCGGGAGTATGAGCACGAGGGGGATCAGGAAAAGCACCTGTCTGCACATGGATAAAAACAGTGAGGGTCTCGCTTTTCCGAGAGCCTGGTAAAGAGCTCCTCCGACGACCTGAAAGCCTACCAGGGGAGTTGCCAGCACTACAATTCTTACGGCGTTTTTTCCTTCGACTATCAGCTGGTGGTCTCCGCTGAAAATTCCGAAAAGCTGCTCCGGGAACAGGTAGAGTACCAGGAAACCTGCAATGGACATGCCTGTGGTGATAATGATAGCAAGCTTTACCGACTCTTTGACACGCTCAAAGTTTCTGGCTCCGTAGTTGAAACCTACAATCGGCTGGAGGCCCTGGATAATTCCGAACATGGGCATAAAGGTAAACATCATGAGCCTGTTAATGATCCCGAAAACGGCAATGGCTATGTCTCCTCCGTAGAAGACGAGGAGGTTGTTCAGGATTATTACCATGAAGCTGCTTGATACATTGCGTGCAAAGGGAGACGCTCCTATTGCCAGGACTTCTTTTATGATTTTGCTTTCCGGCTTGAGGTCAGCAGGATGAAACCTGAGTATACTTTTCCCGCTCAGGAAGTACCGGGCAATGTAAAGTACTCCTATTCCCTGGGCCAGGACCGTTGCGACGGCAGCTCCCCTGATTCCCATCCCGAAACCAAAAATAAAGATGGGGTCGAGTATTATGTTCAGGCCTCCTGCCATCATCATGGAGTTCATGGCGACCTTTGCATTCCCCTCGGAACGGGCAACGGAATTTGTCACCATTGCAAGGGAAAAAAGTACTGTACCCCAAAGGATTACTTCCAGATATTCGAGGGAGTAGGGAAGAATAGTGTCCGTAGCTCCGAATAGTTTCAGGAGGGGAACTATGAAATAAATCCCGGCTCCCGTAATCAGGAGGCTTGAAAGAATGGACAGGAATATCAGGTTTGAAAAGGTTTTATTGGCTTTTTTCATATCCCTTTCTCCCATGCGGCGGGAGATTATGGATGAACCTCCTATCCCTATAGCAAGGCTTACAGCCATCCCTACCATCTGGATTGGGAAAGCTACGGCAATTCCGCCGATAGCCTGGATACTGTCTACCCCATAGGCATGACCTACAAATATCGTATCTACGAGGTTATAAAAAGCCTGCACCAGCATTCCTACCATTGCTGGCACTGAAAGTCTAAGGAGAAGTTTACTTATTTTCTCGTTTGCAAGCATCTGACTTCTTTCGTCCACCTGAAAATTCCTCTAACTTTTTCATATATTCTTCTTTTATATTGGGTTATGAATACTCTCAAAATCACCTATATAATATAAGGTTTATCTAGGGATGTATTGGCGACAGGTCGGTATCCAGGGAAAACCGGGATTAAAACTTCAGAAGAATCTCCGAAAAATACATTCGGCTGCCAATACAATGAGAAACCCTTCCCCAAACAGGTATAAATAATACCACTTTACAGGTAGGAATATACAACTCAACAAGTACATAAGCCTTCCACTCGTACGCCTGCATAAGTTGAGGCTCCTACATTTATCTGGATGAAAAAAGTATGGGGCTCTGAACTTTGCAATATTCCTTTTGTTTGATTTGTACAGGCTTGAATTTATGTGGGTATAAGGGCTAAAGAAAGTAAGGGTTAAAAAAGTAAGGGCTAAAGAAGGGACAAAAAAGATTTAAGGGAGCCTGATGAAGGGCTCAGGATCTGGAAATTTTTAAATCTCAGAGACAAAAAACAGGGTTAAGCGCATGGAACAGAAGAACGGATACATGAGGTACTTTACAAAAAAAAGCTGCTACCCTAACCAGGCAGAAGCCATGGAGAAGATTCACTCTGCTCTCCTGAATCAGAAAATCGTACTTTTTGAAGGGGCTTGCGGGACAGGCAAGACCCTGAGCTCCCTTGCTCCTGCCCTTCATGTGGGCAGGAAGCTCAACAAGGCCGTAATCATAGTCACGAATGTCCACCAGCAGATGGTCCAGTTCATCCACGAAGCCAGGGACATCAACAGGGACAACAGCATAAAAACAACTGTTTTCAAGGGCAAGACCTCTATGTGTCCCGATAACCTCGACTACGAGGAGTGCAGGCTGAAAGGGGAAAACACCTATGATCTGCTTGAGTTTGAGCGTGAGATCTCTTCAAAGGAAAAAGATCTCAAGGACGCCTACGAAAAATACAAACGGACAAAAGACCCTGCCCTTTACGCCCTCAGGACCGAGCTTGAAAAAGAACTCGAAGAAGCCCGAAAAAAGGCCCGGTCTCTGAGGGGTCACTCCTGCTCAAAGCTTTATGAGGTTCTCAGGTTCGAAGGAAACGAGTTTTCTTCCTGGCTCTTTTCGGACGTAAGAAGCCCCGAGGAGATTATGGAATATGCGGAGGATAGAGGTATGTGCGGGTACGAGCTGCTCAAAAAGGAACTAAAAAATACGGAGCTTCTTATCTGCAATTTCCATCACGTACTCAATGCTGACATCTTCATGACTCTCCTTAAATGGCTTGAGCGAGACCCTGAAGATATTATTCTGATCTTTGACGAGGCCCACAACATCGAGGCTTCTGCCAGGTCTCATTCCTCCATAACGCTCTCCGAGCTGACCATTGAAAAAGCCCTTTCCGAGGTAGGGGAAATTCCCGAACCTGACAACTCTCCGGTATTCGGAGCAGGTACAGGTGCGCCCGGGACAGGCTCCGGACAGGGGCTCGGGATTCCTCTTGACCAGGACTATGCCTCCCGTCTTTATGCAAAAAGGCTCTTTTCCTGCCTTCTCGCCGCAGTCAGGGAGACCTACAACTCAAAGCTGAAATTCGGGGAGAGAAACAGGCTTGGGAAACACTGGCAGGACATCCAGATCAGCGACCCTTATGAGCGCCTTGACGTCCTGAAAGCTCGTTTTTTGCGGGATGCAAAGAAAGAAGGGTTTGCAGACGAAGAAAAAGTGCTGACCCGGCTGCGAGAAATCGGGGAATTCGGAGCCCGGCTGGAAGATGTCTATGCCGAAAATTACAAAAAAGGACTGCTTCCCGTGCCCAAACGTTCCCAGATACGGTATGTTGCTGATTTCCTTTCTTCCTATCTTGTGCTT
This genomic interval carries:
- a CDS encoding flavodoxin family protein: MKVIGIVGSPRKNGNTNTLVQQVLDGAAEAGAETRNFFLNEMDYKGCQGCNYCKANDKCKLEDDLVELFDELLAADGVVFGSPIYFGQFTGQMRLFLDRCYSLINADFSSRVPAGKKAVIIGAQGAPEAAAFKGVFEEFAGQISNFMGMEVKDTIVGIGYHAPGEVKNDAELMEKAKTAGLNLLK
- a CDS encoding flavodoxin family protein, producing MKVVAFNGSPRKEGNTVTLIKHVLAELEKEGIETEMVQIGGKSVHGCTACAKCYENKDKMCVIDKDIVNECIEKMLEADGIILASPTYFSDLTPELKALIDRAGFVAKANNEMFRYKVGAAVVAVRRAGAIHVFDSINHFFTISQMIIPGASYWNIGIGLAEGDVEKDEEGVRTMQVLGRNMAWLLKKVNA
- a CDS encoding winged helix-turn-helix transcriptional regulator, whose translation is MVSERNNKKHYQCPVEATLDVIGGKWKPLILWQLRAEKLRFSGLRQNMQGISPKMLTKQLRELEADGLVFREVYPEIPPRVEYSLTEFGKTVIPVLEALCEWGNGYLGRECILGKNEGVKTSERLS
- a CDS encoding nitroreductase family protein, yielding METLEAIHTRRSIRKYTDRPVPKELVTELLRAAMSAPSAVNAQPWVFIVIDDRKILDEIPTFSPYAGMCRKATLAILVCGDTTREKAPGYWAQDCSAAIQNLLLAAHDAGLGAVWTGIFPMTDRVKGFRKTFGLPDHVFPLGLVPVGYPAEKPGPRDRYREEKVYHNRYGQKRE
- a CDS encoding epoxyqueuosine reductase; the encoded protein is MDIPMVGVAGIERWNNPPFLPWMPEEFYPQSIYPEAKSVIVIGLPIPLPVLEASPSIYYRELYNTVNTLLDQYTYRLANFLTEKGYPSIFVPRDGYGNVQVLLETPIAFFSHRHAALLAGHGTFGVNNTILTPEYGPRVRFGSILSTAELPQDPMLETQLCTRCMRCVKMCPANALNEEDYPDGLTDRKACSSYSAELNKRYISPCGICIKVCPVGNDRVLYKRDNDAIYVDKDRFANHHKAWKHVRSYGGKNP
- a CDS encoding MATE family efflux transporter, whose translation is MDERSQMLANEKISKLLLRLSVPAMVGMLVQAFYNLVDTIFVGHAYGVDSIQAIGGIAVAFPIQMVGMAVSLAIGIGGSSIISRRMGERDMKKANKTFSNLIFLSILSSLLITGAGIYFIVPLLKLFGATDTILPYSLEYLEVILWGTVLFSLAMVTNSVARSEGNAKVAMNSMMMAGGLNIILDPIFIFGFGMGIRGAAVATVLAQGIGVLYIARYFLSGKSILRFHPADLKPESKIIKEVLAIGASPFARNVSSSFMVIILNNLLVFYGGDIAIAVFGIINRLMMFTFMPMFGIIQGLQPIVGFNYGARNFERVKESVKLAIIITTGMSIAGFLVLYLFPEQLFGIFSGDHQLIVEGKNAVRIVVLATPLVGFQVVGGALYQALGKARPSLFLSMCRQVLFLIPLVLILPKYLDLSGVWAAFPLADTLAFAVTLIMVIREFKLLAEKGENMRNDPLRNDPLAGN
- a CDS encoding ATP-dependent DNA helicase — translated: MEQKNGYMRYFTKKSCYPNQAEAMEKIHSALLNQKIVLFEGACGTGKTLSSLAPALHVGRKLNKAVIIVTNVHQQMVQFIHEARDINRDNSIKTTVFKGKTSMCPDNLDYEECRLKGENTYDLLEFEREISSKEKDLKDAYEKYKRTKDPALYALRTELEKELEEARKKARSLRGHSCSKLYEVLRFEGNEFSSWLFSDVRSPEEIMEYAEDRGMCGYELLKKELKNTELLICNFHHVLNADIFMTLLKWLERDPEDIILIFDEAHNIEASARSHSSITLSELTIEKALSEVGEIPEPDNSPVFGAGTGAPGTGSGQGLGIPLDQDYASRLYAKRLFSCLLAAVRETYNSKLKFGERNRLGKHWQDIQISDPYERLDVLKARFLRDAKKEGFADEEKVLTRLREIGEFGARLEDVYAENYKKGLLPVPKRSQIRYVADFLSSYLVLSDRQNYYPILNMRRDFKSNRAVGRLELFTCIPKNVTQPLLDSVYSAVLMSATLRPFEMIKSTLGITREVEEITYGTTFPQEKRLTLVVSVPPLFAKNRDSPETLESLKEALLSATAASLGNVIIYFQSSAEAHRYKKLLEPELSVPVFLDEVGVSAQEIRQKFFKIGEQGGKAVLITYLWGTLSEGVDFRDSRGRTVIVVGVGYPALNDRIKAVESAYDAVFGCGDGWEFAVQVPTIRKVRQAMGRIVRSPGDFGVRILLDARYQGSQIRKLGKFSVFGYFPPEESKEFLDVAPRDVGSLVEDFFANLVPCKSEKKEKGTKRNGKEGQESPVSGRVEFGSLAEKL